In Streptomyces durocortorensis, a genomic segment contains:
- a CDS encoding SDR family NAD(P)-dependent oxidoreductase, whose translation MPAKKPIETPPAPPRAATPERIEAWLTQAVAAAAGLEETQVERDRPMADFGLGSRELVTLGVRLSEELGRPLSPTLVYDHPTVASIARAAASVDAPDLPPPSAARGSAPHSPSATTTSGSREREPGASPVSGPPERDTGAPPETDAVAVLSMACRFPGAEDPQALWRRLAAGADLVSDAPGDRWDTEALLDPDPDAPGKAYSLRGGYLNAIDGFDAEFFGIPPQEAAAMDPQQRLLLQTAWEAVERAGILPASLNGSATGVYIGLYQSGYLGAAGMEQLDGYVGTGTVSSVASGRIAYHLGLQGPAITVDTACSSSLVALHLAAQALLDGTCDLALAGGATLMVSPRGHVEFSRLRGLSASGRCRPFAQDADGVVWGEGSGLVLLKRLSEARRDGDRVLAVVKGSAANQDGRSQGLSAPSGPAQERVVRAALKAAGLRPEEMDYVEAHGTGTPLGDPIEGTALARVFGPGRPADRPLAVGSLKSNIGHTQAAAGIAGVIKTVLSLQHERIPASLNAETPTGQIDWEGGGLELCTRPRPWPRGPRPRRAGVSAYGISGTNVHVVLEEAPEERLAEPASGRPADAASGRTADAVLGGAADAASGRAAAPASEQPPAPAAEEAHGMAAGRVDASATGPAPAPASGQPPAAAAGQAPTPERPITLFPLSARTLPALYGQADRLLGALSADPALPLPDVARTLAHRRTHFERRAVLVAREREELLTGLRALAAGQASPELVVGPRQARTEGKVAFVFPGQGTQWAGMARDLLEASPLFADEIDRCDAALRPHTGWSVLAVLRGDAGAPSLDRVDVVQPALFAVMVALAAVWRSRGVRPDAVVGHSQGEAAAACVAGALSLNDAAAVIATRAQALTTIAGTGGTAVVALSRADVEARLDAWGGRLSVAAVNSSTSTVVSGDAEDLEALLAELEGERIFARKVKIDYASHSAQVAPVRTSLLDDLEGIETRPTDVAWYSTVLAERVSGEPLDAAYWYRNLREPVRYAATVERMAADGYRHFVELSPHPALITATRAVAEETGHDLIAVGSLKRGEDGPGCLDRAAAELHTAGGRISWPRLVPDGPWADLPTYAWSERRHWTDTAPTGPHGTPLVDVHVESSDVPDRHLFDTRIDLRDRRSSYLSDHRVAGAVWLPAAAFLEMALEAVSVLQAASDVQLHDVAFERPLQLTDDVPVQLQLVLQPADEHGVRPFGIASRPAGDRRAPWVRHVGGRVVPATGEPGHEPAMTPAGLREDCAREADVTDAYAALAALGIDYGPAFRMLEGGWGGPSGALGRLARTPRAGHLVHPVLIDAALHTAALVGDALKGRAFVPRRAGRLRLTGLRTAPVWSACRLRAVDDDAVTLDVRLLDENEQLLLEIEGVELAALSTLDGALFEVRWQPRPAAQGQPSQSQSAQGQPSQTQSAQGQPAQGQPAREQSAHEQPVPGSWLILADDTGVADGLSRRLGATPHVIARKGGAYTVEAPGRYTVDPGDPQHFPRLLDEAFAEGPPARVVHLFALDAPAVESAGTAAEAALLCSVSTLNLVRALSGRAYHPSPRLFLITRGSQAAGGSTEVTHPQQAIGWGFGTAVAQEHPELNTTLVDLPPHGGEDALWTQLRHADDEHLVALRDNGRLVPRLVHTGPDQAGSGTVRRDGTYLITGGLGGLGRVVAERLAGQGAGQLALLSRSAPDAAATRWIESLRRRGTAVRLVRADVADRGGLRAALDALRADCGPVTGVIHTAGVLDDATLHHLTPERIRRVMAPKVLGTVLLTELVPEAETTVLFSSAAGLLGSAGQSPYSAANAFMDAWAHHLSLVRRPALSLDWGTWADIGMVAGSAKRTAAASGSGLVPFSPQQGGEMFDRVLSTARRQLVPLALDRDALARDPDEVRTRPLLHGLVAAPVAAEAAAGVLGEVLAARTDTERTGLLESHVRATVAELTGRGADEVAATEGLKEIGLDSLMIVRLRNTLGRDLGVELSASAVFSAADIRGLAEELHTALSARNSAAEPATGHTSGSRPTSDTGRGRPTSDTGLGRPASGTDPETDPHTHDVELRPATRDVVRLLRAAQHGTPSAAHTIGLAFRLTEPTTRARLTDILTRLAGRHAALRTSIVNDTGSDRRMRTERAPARSPLRWSNLAPDAELDAGHRLSELLGAPFDVTTAPLWRFELIDGAEAGQTLLLGAHHAVSDLQSLLIVAAEIDAELSGTPLGEGVSNRDIDLLLEAQPTSPRPSRASAGPPDAAARREEFAGSRRLDLTLTHPRPAVRSFRAGSLTLAIPEGLMPRVSSRARQLGITPAAFSLGVLTVLLARKQQRDRFVLAVPVDTRIHVDAPGAVGFFGVPVPFPAQATAGERIEEVLRRTDSRLDRVLAKGAMFSDTLAVLAEQGLHRENAPMVEVYFNYIRSSAKLDALEILPVGTGHSDLDLMIIMTPDAGQLRFDHNLDIIEEAACAALAADFLQLLEEVADDPAAPVRPEHPAAGTSVTATAPPPARPRTLPVAATFALGDLPLLCAAAWAADPADGTPSTPPQVVEAPYHQVLASLKDPSGVFADPSAEIGTVLVRAVDLERFGPVSEELLDELRTAYPDALRALSERTRLPLIVGFLPSGRREARYERWERDVAAVLSDLPGIAVLRPEDWTRHHVVEERFDERTDTLAHLPFTPEFQAAVALTLAETAATVRRTPPKVIAVDGDETLWSGVAGESGPEGVDLGGARALLARRLLRWRAAGTLLVLISNNDEATVRAVLERPDSVLRAEHFSVLDAGWGRKADRLEAAARTMNLGPDSFLFLDDNPAEIAAMRSALPEVLSVTCPAAGELEPFLARLWPLIPAAATAEDGLRADFYRQERARDAAREQAGFEEFLEQLELELDIRPLAEPDTQRAAQLIRRTNQFTLRERSADGGDLQRWREDGEVWTVAARDRFGDYGQIGLLALRQEASRLDVLAWLLSCRVLGRGVEERLLQWLADRAETLGRATVRLTAEPTPRNLPARRLIAALGGGAPDDPGIEAETTPRQLRAFRSWRQ comes from the coding sequence ATGCCCGCGAAGAAGCCCATCGAGACCCCGCCCGCACCGCCCCGGGCCGCCACGCCCGAAAGGATCGAGGCCTGGCTGACCCAGGCCGTCGCCGCCGCGGCCGGTCTCGAAGAGACACAGGTCGAACGGGACCGGCCGATGGCCGACTTCGGCCTCGGATCACGGGAACTGGTGACGCTGGGCGTACGGCTCTCCGAGGAACTCGGCCGGCCCCTGAGTCCGACACTCGTCTACGACCACCCCACCGTGGCCTCGATCGCCCGGGCGGCCGCGAGCGTCGACGCCCCGGACCTGCCGCCTCCGTCGGCAGCCAGGGGCTCCGCCCCGCACAGCCCCTCCGCCACGACGACGTCCGGCTCACGCGAGCGGGAACCGGGGGCATCGCCGGTGTCCGGCCCACCGGAGCGGGACACGGGGGCACCGCCGGAAACCGACGCGGTGGCGGTCCTCTCGATGGCCTGCCGCTTCCCCGGTGCCGAGGACCCGCAGGCTCTGTGGCGGCGGCTGGCCGCCGGCGCGGACCTCGTCTCCGACGCCCCCGGCGACCGCTGGGACACCGAGGCACTCCTGGACCCCGACCCGGACGCCCCGGGCAAGGCGTACTCGCTGCGCGGCGGATACCTGAACGCCATCGACGGCTTCGACGCGGAGTTCTTCGGCATCCCGCCCCAGGAGGCGGCCGCGATGGACCCCCAGCAGCGTCTGCTGCTTCAGACCGCCTGGGAGGCGGTCGAACGGGCGGGAATCCTGCCCGCGTCACTGAACGGCAGTGCCACCGGCGTCTACATCGGCCTCTACCAGAGCGGCTATCTGGGCGCGGCCGGGATGGAGCAACTGGACGGGTACGTCGGCACCGGCACGGTTTCCAGCGTGGCCTCCGGCCGCATCGCCTACCACCTCGGCCTCCAGGGCCCCGCCATCACCGTCGACACCGCCTGCTCCTCCTCGCTCGTCGCACTGCACCTGGCCGCACAGGCACTGCTCGACGGCACCTGCGACCTGGCTCTGGCCGGGGGCGCGACGCTGATGGTCAGTCCGCGCGGCCACGTCGAGTTCAGCAGACTCCGCGGCCTGTCGGCGTCCGGCCGGTGCCGCCCCTTCGCCCAGGACGCCGACGGCGTGGTCTGGGGCGAGGGCAGCGGCCTGGTCCTGCTGAAACGGCTGAGCGAGGCCCGCCGCGACGGCGACCGGGTGCTCGCGGTCGTCAAGGGCTCCGCCGCCAACCAGGACGGCCGCAGCCAGGGGCTCAGCGCCCCCAGCGGCCCCGCCCAGGAACGCGTCGTCCGGGCCGCGCTCAAGGCCGCGGGCCTGCGCCCCGAAGAGATGGACTACGTCGAGGCGCACGGCACCGGCACGCCACTGGGCGACCCCATCGAGGGCACGGCCCTGGCCCGGGTCTTCGGCCCCGGCCGCCCCGCCGACCGGCCGCTCGCCGTGGGGTCGCTGAAGTCCAACATCGGCCACACACAGGCCGCGGCGGGCATCGCGGGCGTCATCAAGACGGTGCTGTCGTTGCAGCACGAGCGGATCCCGGCCTCCCTGAACGCCGAGACCCCGACCGGGCAGATCGACTGGGAGGGCGGCGGCCTGGAACTGTGCACCCGCCCACGCCCCTGGCCACGCGGCCCACGGCCCCGCCGGGCGGGGGTGAGCGCCTACGGAATCAGCGGTACCAACGTCCACGTGGTGCTGGAAGAGGCCCCGGAGGAACGGTTGGCCGAACCGGCTTCCGGGAGGCCGGCCGACGCGGCGTCCGGGCGAACGGCCGACGCGGTTCTCGGGGGAGCGGCCGACGCGGCTTCCGGGCGAGCAGCCGCTCCGGCGTCCGAACAACCGCCCGCACCGGCCGCCGAAGAAGCGCACGGCATGGCCGCCGGACGCGTGGACGCCTCGGCCACGGGTCCAGCGCCCGCACCGGCTTCCGGCCAACCGCCCGCCGCGGCCGCCGGACAAGCCCCCACCCCCGAGCGCCCCATCACCCTCTTCCCGCTGTCGGCCCGCACCCTGCCCGCGCTGTACGGGCAGGCGGACCGGCTCCTCGGCGCGCTGTCCGCCGACCCAGCACTGCCGTTGCCCGACGTCGCCCGCACCCTGGCCCACCGCCGTACCCACTTCGAGCGGCGTGCGGTGCTCGTGGCACGGGAGCGCGAGGAGTTGCTGACCGGACTGCGCGCGCTGGCCGCCGGGCAGGCGTCGCCGGAGCTCGTCGTGGGGCCCAGGCAGGCGCGAACCGAGGGCAAAGTGGCCTTCGTCTTCCCCGGCCAGGGGACGCAGTGGGCGGGCATGGCGCGCGATCTGCTGGAGGCGTCCCCGCTGTTCGCCGACGAGATCGACCGCTGTGACGCCGCTCTGCGCCCGCACACCGGCTGGTCCGTCCTGGCGGTGCTCCGCGGCGACGCGGGCGCGCCGTCCCTGGACCGCGTCGATGTCGTGCAACCCGCGCTGTTCGCCGTCATGGTGGCGCTCGCGGCGGTGTGGCGGTCCCGTGGGGTGCGGCCGGACGCTGTGGTCGGCCACAGCCAGGGCGAGGCCGCCGCGGCCTGCGTCGCCGGGGCGCTCAGCCTCAACGACGCCGCCGCAGTGATCGCGACGCGCGCCCAGGCCCTCACGACGATCGCCGGGACGGGCGGGACGGCCGTGGTGGCCCTGTCCCGGGCGGACGTCGAGGCCCGTCTCGACGCGTGGGGCGGCCGCCTGTCCGTCGCCGCGGTGAACAGCTCCACCTCGACCGTGGTGTCCGGCGATGCGGAGGACCTGGAGGCACTGCTCGCCGAGCTGGAGGGCGAGCGGATCTTCGCCCGAAAGGTGAAGATCGACTACGCCTCGCACAGCGCCCAGGTCGCCCCTGTACGCACGTCGCTCCTAGACGACCTGGAAGGCATCGAGACCCGACCCACGGACGTCGCCTGGTACTCCACCGTCCTGGCCGAACGCGTCTCGGGCGAGCCGCTGGACGCCGCGTACTGGTACCGCAATCTGCGCGAACCCGTCCGCTACGCCGCCACCGTCGAGCGCATGGCGGCCGACGGCTACCGCCACTTCGTCGAACTCAGCCCGCACCCGGCCCTCATCACCGCCACCCGGGCCGTCGCCGAGGAGACCGGCCACGACCTGATCGCCGTCGGCTCCCTGAAGCGCGGCGAGGACGGACCCGGCTGCCTGGACCGGGCCGCCGCCGAACTGCACACCGCCGGCGGCAGGATCAGCTGGCCGCGCCTCGTGCCCGACGGACCCTGGGCGGACCTGCCGACCTACGCATGGTCCGAACGGCGCCACTGGACCGACACCGCGCCCACCGGGCCCCACGGGACACCTCTCGTCGACGTCCACGTCGAGTCCAGCGACGTACCGGACCGGCACCTGTTCGACACCCGTATCGACCTGCGTGACCGGCGTTCGTCCTATCTGTCGGACCACCGGGTCGCCGGGGCCGTCTGGCTGCCCGCGGCCGCCTTCCTGGAGATGGCCCTCGAAGCGGTGTCGGTGCTCCAGGCCGCGTCGGACGTCCAACTGCACGACGTGGCGTTCGAGCGGCCGCTCCAGCTGACGGACGACGTCCCCGTACAGCTCCAGCTGGTCCTGCAACCCGCCGACGAACACGGTGTCCGGCCCTTCGGTATCGCCTCGCGACCGGCCGGCGACCGGCGAGCACCCTGGGTCCGGCACGTCGGCGGCCGCGTCGTCCCCGCCACCGGCGAACCCGGACACGAGCCGGCCATGACCCCGGCCGGGCTACGGGAGGACTGCGCCCGAGAGGCGGACGTGACCGACGCCTACGCGGCCCTCGCGGCGCTCGGCATCGACTACGGCCCGGCCTTCCGCATGCTGGAGGGGGGCTGGGGCGGGCCGTCGGGGGCGCTGGGCAGGCTGGCGCGGACACCCCGCGCGGGGCATCTGGTGCACCCGGTCCTCATCGACGCGGCCCTGCACACCGCGGCCCTGGTGGGGGACGCCCTCAAGGGCAGGGCCTTCGTGCCGCGCAGGGCCGGGCGGCTGCGCCTCACCGGCCTGCGTACCGCGCCCGTCTGGTCGGCATGCCGCCTGCGCGCCGTGGACGACGACGCCGTCACCCTGGACGTCCGGCTCCTCGACGAGAACGAACAACTGCTCCTGGAGATCGAGGGGGTCGAGCTCGCCGCGCTGTCCACCCTGGACGGAGCGCTCTTCGAGGTGCGCTGGCAGCCCCGCCCCGCCGCACAGGGACAGCCGTCACAGAGCCAGTCGGCACAGGGACAGCCGTCACAGACGCAGTCCGCACAGGGACAGCCCGCACAGGGACAGCCCGCACGGGAACAGTCCGCGCACGAACAGCCCGTCCCGGGCAGCTGGCTGATCCTGGCCGACGACACGGGCGTGGCCGACGGCCTTTCCCGCCGCCTCGGCGCCACCCCGCACGTGATCGCCCGCAAGGGCGGCGCCTACACCGTCGAGGCACCCGGACGGTACACCGTCGACCCGGGAGACCCGCAGCACTTCCCGCGGCTCCTCGACGAGGCCTTCGCCGAGGGACCGCCCGCGCGGGTGGTCCATCTCTTCGCCCTGGACGCCCCGGCCGTCGAATCGGCCGGGACGGCCGCGGAAGCCGCCCTGCTCTGCTCCGTCAGCACCCTGAACCTGGTGCGGGCGCTCTCCGGACGCGCGTACCACCCGTCCCCACGACTCTTCCTGATCACCCGGGGCAGCCAAGCAGCCGGTGGAAGCACGGAGGTGACGCACCCCCAGCAGGCCATCGGCTGGGGCTTCGGCACCGCCGTCGCCCAGGAGCACCCGGAACTGAACACCACTCTCGTCGACCTCCCGCCCCACGGAGGCGAGGACGCGCTGTGGACCCAGCTGCGGCACGCGGACGACGAACACCTCGTGGCCCTGCGCGACAACGGCCGTCTCGTACCGCGCCTCGTGCACACCGGTCCCGACCAGGCAGGGAGCGGAACGGTCCGCCGCGACGGAACGTATCTGATCACCGGCGGACTCGGCGGTCTCGGCCGGGTCGTCGCCGAACGCCTGGCGGGCCAAGGGGCAGGGCAGCTCGCCCTGCTGAGCCGCAGCGCACCCGACGCGGCCGCGACACGCTGGATCGAGAGCCTGCGCCGGCGCGGAACCGCCGTCCGGCTCGTACGGGCCGACGTCGCCGACCGTGGCGGACTGCGGGCCGCCCTCGACGCCCTCCGCGCGGACTGCGGCCCCGTGACCGGGGTCATCCACACCGCGGGCGTGCTCGACGACGCCACCCTGCACCACCTGACCCCGGAGCGCATCCGGCGCGTGATGGCCCCCAAGGTGCTCGGCACCGTACTGCTCACGGAGCTGGTCCCCGAAGCGGAGACCACGGTCCTGTTCTCCTCGGCCGCCGGGCTGCTCGGCTCGGCCGGACAGAGCCCCTACTCCGCGGCCAACGCCTTCATGGACGCCTGGGCGCACCACCTCTCCCTCGTCCGCCGGCCCGCCCTCAGCCTCGACTGGGGGACCTGGGCCGACATCGGCATGGTCGCCGGATCGGCGAAGCGCACCGCCGCGGCCAGCGGTTCGGGCCTCGTCCCGTTCTCCCCGCAGCAGGGCGGCGAGATGTTCGACCGGGTGCTGTCCACCGCTCGCCGCCAGCTCGTGCCCCTCGCCCTCGACCGGGATGCCCTCGCCCGCGACCCGGACGAGGTGCGGACCCGCCCCCTCCTGCATGGCCTTGTCGCCGCACCCGTGGCCGCCGAGGCCGCCGCAGGAGTGCTCGGCGAGGTACTGGCAGCCCGGACGGACACGGAGCGGACCGGCCTCCTGGAATCCCATGTACGGGCAACGGTGGCCGAGTTGACCGGGCGCGGCGCCGACGAGGTCGCCGCGACCGAGGGCCTGAAGGAGATCGGGCTCGACTCCCTGATGATCGTCCGCCTGCGCAACACCCTCGGCCGTGACCTCGGTGTGGAACTGTCCGCGTCCGCCGTGTTCTCGGCGGCCGACATCCGCGGTCTCGCCGAGGAACTGCACACCGCGCTGTCCGCGCGGAACTCCGCCGCGGAGCCCGCCACCGGCCACACCTCCGGGAGCCGCCCCACATCGGACACCGGCCGTGGACGCCCCACGTCGGACACCGGCCTCGGACGCCCGGCGTCGGGCACAGACCCGGAGACCGACCCGCACACACACGACGTCGAGCTGAGGCCCGCCACCCGCGACGTCGTCCGGCTCCTGCGCGCGGCCCAGCACGGCACTCCGAGCGCCGCGCACACGATCGGCCTCGCGTTCCGGCTCACCGAGCCGACCACCCGCGCCCGGCTCACGGACATCCTCACCCGCCTCGCGGGGCGGCACGCCGCACTGCGTACCTCCATCGTCAACGACACCGGCTCCGACCGGCGGATGAGAACCGAGAGGGCCCCGGCCCGTTCCCCGCTCCGATGGTCGAACCTGGCGCCCGACGCCGAGCTGGACGCAGGGCACCGGCTGAGTGAACTGCTCGGCGCACCCTTCGACGTAACGACCGCACCCTTGTGGCGGTTCGAGCTGATCGACGGCGCCGAAGCGGGACAGACACTGCTCCTCGGAGCCCATCACGCGGTCAGCGATCTGCAGTCGCTCCTGATCGTCGCCGCCGAGATCGACGCCGAGCTGTCGGGTACACCCCTCGGGGAGGGGGTCTCCAACCGTGACATCGACCTGCTGCTGGAGGCACAGCCCACGTCCCCGCGCCCGTCGCGCGCCTCGGCGGGGCCGCCGGATGCGGCCGCCCGGCGGGAGGAGTTCGCCGGAAGCCGCCGTCTCGACCTGACGCTCACACACCCCCGCCCGGCCGTACGGTCGTTCCGGGCGGGCAGCCTCACCCTGGCGATACCCGAAGGACTCATGCCGCGTGTGTCGTCCCGGGCGCGACAGCTCGGGATCACCCCGGCCGCCTTCTCCCTGGGCGTACTGACGGTGCTGCTCGCCCGCAAGCAGCAGCGCGACCGGTTCGTGCTGGCCGTCCCGGTGGACACCCGCATCCATGTCGACGCCCCCGGTGCCGTCGGCTTCTTCGGAGTGCCCGTGCCCTTCCCCGCGCAGGCCACGGCGGGGGAGCGGATCGAGGAGGTGCTGCGCCGCACCGACAGTCGGCTCGACCGGGTGCTGGCGAAGGGCGCCATGTTCTCCGACACCCTGGCCGTGCTCGCCGAGCAGGGGCTGCACCGGGAGAACGCTCCGATGGTCGAGGTCTACTTCAACTACATCCGGTCCTCTGCGAAACTCGACGCCCTGGAGATCCTTCCGGTCGGGACGGGGCACTCCGACCTCGACCTCATGATCATCATGACGCCGGACGCCGGTCAGCTCCGCTTCGACCACAACCTCGACATCATCGAAGAGGCGGCCTGCGCCGCGCTCGCCGCCGACTTCCTCCAGCTCCTGGAGGAGGTGGCCGACGACCCGGCCGCCCCGGTCCGGCCGGAGCACCCGGCGGCGGGTACGAGCGTGACCGCGACCGCCCCGCCGCCCGCCCGGCCCCGTACGCTCCCCGTCGCGGCGACCTTCGCCCTGGGAGACCTCCCCCTGCTCTGCGCGGCGGCCTGGGCCGCAGACCCCGCCGACGGGACGCCGAGCACCCCGCCCCAGGTCGTCGAGGCGCCCTACCACCAGGTGCTGGCGAGTCTCAAGGACCCGTCCGGGGTGTTCGCCGACCCCTCGGCGGAGATCGGGACCGTCCTGGTGCGGGCGGTCGACCTGGAACGGTTCGGGCCGGTGAGCGAGGAACTGCTCGACGAACTCCGCACGGCCTATCCGGACGCCCTGCGAGCCCTGTCGGAGCGGACGCGGCTGCCGCTGATCGTCGGGTTCCTGCCGTCCGGACGGCGTGAGGCCCGGTACGAGCGGTGGGAGCGGGATGTCGCCGCCGTGCTCTCGGACCTGCCCGGGATCGCGGTCCTGCGCCCCGAGGACTGGACCCGCCACCATGTCGTCGAGGAGCGGTTCGACGAGCGTACGGACACGCTGGCCCACCTGCCGTTCACCCCCGAGTTCCAGGCGGCCGTCGCCCTCACGCTCGCCGAGACCGCCGCGACGGTCCGCCGTACCCCGCCGAAGGTGATCGCGGTGGACGGCGACGAGACGTTGTGGAGCGGAGTGGCGGGGGAGAGCGGACCGGAGGGCGTGGACCTCGGCGGAGCCCGGGCGCTCCTGGCCCGGAGACTGCTGCGGTGGCGCGCCGCCGGGACCCTGCTGGTCCTGATCAGCAACAACGACGAAGCCACCGTACGGGCCGTCCTGGAGCGTCCCGACAGCGTGCTGCGGGCGGAACACTTCAGCGTGCTTGACGCCGGATGGGGCCGCAAAGCCGACCGCCTGGAGGCGGCCGCCCGGACCATGAACCTGGGTCCGGACAGCTTCCTCTTCCTCGACGACAACCCGGCGGAGATCGCCGCCATGCGGTCCGCACTGCCCGAGGTGCTCTCCGTGACCTGCCCGGCGGCCGGCGAACTCGAACCGTTCCTGGCCCGGCTGTGGCCCCTGATACCCGCTGCGGCCACGGCCGAGGACGGGCTGCGCGCGGACTTCTACCGCCAGGAGCGGGCCCGCGACGCGGCCCGGGAACAGGCCGGGTTCGAGGAGTTCCTCGAACAGCTGGAGCTGGAGCTCGACATCCGTCCGCTGGCCGAGCCGGACACGCAGCGGGCGGCCCAGCTCATCCGGCGTACCAACCAGTTCACGCTGCGCGAGCGGTCGGCCGACGGCGGCGACCTTCAGCGGTGGCGGGAGGACGGCGAGGTCTGGACCGTCGCGGCCCGCGACCGGTTCGGCGACTACGGCCAGATCGGCCTGCTGGCGCTGCGTCAGGAAGCCTCCCGCCTGGACGTCCTGGCCTGGCTGCTCAGTTGCCGCGTGCTCGGCCGCGGCGTGGAGGAGCGGCTGCTCCAGTGGCTGGCCGACCGTGCCGAGACCCTCGGCCGCGCCACCGTGCGGCTGACGGCGGAGCCCACCCCTCGCAACCTTCCGGCCCGGCGCCTGATCGCGGCGCTCGGCGGCGGAGCCCCGGACGACCCGGGCATCGAGGCCGAGACGACTCCGCGGCAGCTGCGGGCGTTCCGGTCCTGGCGGCAGTGA
- a CDS encoding fatty acyl-AMP ligase codes for MPESARSMVDVLLTQASLHPEKIAFRFLADGDCDGEVQEWTYGHLARRSRAIGGHLQEQGLAGTRAILLHPPGLEFIGTYLGCLAAAVVAVPGLPPQGRKQSQRAVARVRRLIADADATVILGSKQVIAELGATAEHLPELDTALCIATEDIPDEAEAAWRPPAIAPDSLAFLQYTSGSTSAPRGVMVSHANLMDNQRVLSRGMGHTPETVEEWGGELYVSWLPVHHDLGLIAPVLNNLFLGGTSTLFSPLHFLQKPERWLTALSRYRAHTSGGPNFAYELCLRDATPGLLEGLDLSRWRVALNAAEPVRAATLRRFADTFAPAGFRREALHPGYGLAEATLMVSGGPVGLEPMTAPRPGERTETGSELVSCGPPGAGLTVVIADDEQQECPEGGIGEVWVAGPSVTQGYWRNARATREAFRASLKDGRGGFLRTGDLGFLRGGELYITGRLKDLLVIDGRNHYPQDLELSAETAHRAIRPGCIAAFSVDGGTDGEHPVVVAETTATTRPECAEVEAAIRGAVGEAHGLSLRQAVLIRPGTLPKTSSGKIQRKACRAAYLDGTLATVAEAQPPAATS; via the coding sequence ATGCCCGAATCGGCTCGCTCGATGGTCGACGTACTGCTGACGCAGGCGTCGCTGCACCCCGAGAAGATCGCCTTCCGCTTCCTGGCCGACGGGGACTGCGACGGCGAGGTCCAGGAATGGACCTACGGCCACCTGGCCCGGCGCTCCCGGGCCATCGGCGGCCATCTGCAGGAGCAGGGCCTCGCCGGAACCCGGGCGATCCTGCTCCATCCGCCCGGCCTGGAGTTCATCGGCACCTATCTGGGCTGCCTGGCTGCCGCCGTCGTGGCGGTACCCGGCCTGCCGCCCCAGGGCCGCAAGCAGAGCCAACGGGCCGTCGCCCGGGTACGGCGACTGATCGCCGACGCGGACGCCACGGTGATCCTGGGCAGCAAACAGGTGATCGCCGAGCTCGGCGCGACGGCCGAACACCTCCCGGAGCTGGACACCGCCCTCTGCATCGCCACGGAGGACATCCCCGACGAGGCGGAGGCCGCCTGGCGCCCGCCCGCCATCGCACCGGACTCGCTGGCCTTCCTCCAGTACACCTCGGGCTCCACCTCCGCCCCGCGCGGAGTGATGGTGAGCCACGCGAACCTGATGGACAATCAGCGCGTCCTGTCCCGGGGCATGGGCCACACCCCCGAGACGGTCGAGGAGTGGGGCGGGGAGCTCTACGTCAGCTGGCTTCCCGTCCACCACGACCTCGGCCTCATCGCCCCGGTGCTGAACAACCTCTTCCTGGGCGGGACATCCACCCTCTTCTCCCCGCTGCACTTCCTGCAGAAGCCCGAGCGCTGGCTGACGGCGCTGTCGCGGTACCGGGCGCACACCAGCGGCGGGCCCAACTTCGCGTACGAACTCTGTCTGCGCGACGCCACGCCCGGGCTGCTCGAAGGCCTCGATCTGAGCCGGTGGCGGGTGGCGCTGAACGCGGCCGAGCCGGTACGGGCCGCGACGCTGCGGCGGTTCGCGGACACCTTCGCCCCGGCCGGGTTCCGCCGAGAGGCACTGCACCCCGGCTACGGCCTCGCGGAGGCGACGCTGATGGTGAGCGGCGGACCGGTCGGCCTGGAGCCGATGACGGCCCCGCGGCCCGGTGAGCGAACGGAGACGGGCAGCGAGCTGGTCAGCTGCGGCCCGCCCGGCGCCGGCCTCACCGTGGTCATCGCCGACGACGAGCAACAGGAGTGCCCCGAGGGCGGGATCGGGGAGGTGTGGGTCGCCGGGCCGAGCGTCACCCAGGGGTACTGGCGCAACGCGCGGGCGACCCGCGAGGCGTTCCGGGCCTCCCTGAAGGACGGCCGGGGCGGCTTCCTGCGCACGGGCGACCTGGGCTTCCTCCGAGGTGGGGAGCTGTACATCACCGGTCGGCTCAAGGACCTGCTCGTGATCGACGGGCGCAACCACTACCCCCAGGACCTGGAACTGTCGGCGGAGACGGCCCACCGGGCGATCCGCCCGGGCTGCATCGCCGCGTTCTCGGTCGACGGCGGGACCGACGGCGAACACCCGGTCGTCGTCGCCGAGACGACAGCGACGACCCGCCCCGAGTGCGCCGAGGTCGAGGCGGCGATCCGCGGTGCGGTCGGAGAGGCCCACGGGCTGTCACTGCGGCAGGCCGTCCTGATCCGTCCCGGGACCCTCCCCAAGACCTCCAGCGGCAAGATCCAGCGCAAGGCCTGCCGGGCTGCCTACCTCGACGGCACGCTCGCGACGGTCGCGGAAGCCCAGCCGCCCGCCGCCACGAGCTGA